One genomic segment of Mycolicibacterium chubuense NBB4 includes these proteins:
- a CDS encoding HypC/HybG/HupF family hydrogenase formation chaperone, whose product MCLGIPGQVIGMVAGYGGQLALVDVAGDQRRVNVGMLPEETFAAGDWVIIHMGFVVEKTDRAGADAALAGLELLGRGQVAEESG is encoded by the coding sequence ATGTGTCTGGGGATTCCGGGTCAGGTCATCGGCATGGTGGCCGGCTACGGCGGCCAACTCGCCCTCGTCGATGTCGCTGGAGACCAGCGCAGGGTGAACGTCGGGATGCTGCCCGAGGAGACGTTCGCCGCCGGGGACTGGGTGATCATCCACATGGGCTTCGTGGTCGAGAAGACGGACAGGGCAGGCGCGGACGCGGCACTGGCCGGGCTCGAGCTGCTGGGCAGAGGTCAGGTCGCCGAGGAGTCGGGATGA
- a CDS encoding hydrogenase maturation protease has product MPITSRILVAGIGNIFLGDDGFGPEVIRRVSRNLGPGVAVADYGIGGMHLAYDLLEECATLVLVDALPDRGAPGSVHVFEADHENLSAKAGLDAHAMDPAAVFASLTALGGTPPRTVVVGCEVDTVEETLGLSERVAAAVPVAVRALEGVVADLLAHAAAGRD; this is encoded by the coding sequence GTGCCCATCACGTCACGAATCCTGGTCGCCGGAATCGGCAACATCTTCCTCGGAGATGACGGCTTCGGACCCGAGGTGATCCGTCGTGTCTCCCGCAACCTCGGACCCGGCGTCGCGGTGGCCGATTACGGCATCGGCGGCATGCACCTGGCCTACGACCTGCTCGAGGAGTGCGCCACCCTCGTTCTCGTCGACGCGCTGCCCGACCGCGGCGCGCCCGGCTCGGTGCACGTGTTCGAGGCCGACCACGAAAACCTCTCGGCGAAGGCCGGTCTCGACGCGCACGCGATGGATCCGGCGGCGGTGTTCGCGAGCCTGACCGCACTGGGCGGGACGCCGCCGCGCACCGTGGTCGTCGGGTGCGAGGTCGACACGGTCGAAGAGACACTGGGCCTGTCGGAACGCGTCGCCGCGGCCGTCCCGGTCGCGGTGCGGGCCCTCGAGGGCGTCGTCGCCGACCTCCTGGCCCATGCTGCGGCCGGAAGGGACTGA
- a CDS encoding DUF6893 family small protein, producing the protein MEVVGWIAVVVVAAAILAGAVIGVRSIPDVQRYLKMRRM; encoded by the coding sequence ATGGAAGTAGTCGGTTGGATCGCCGTGGTCGTGGTGGCCGCAGCGATTCTCGCGGGCGCGGTCATCGGGGTGCGGTCGATCCCGGATGTCCAGCGCTATCTGAAGATGCGCCGGATGTGA
- a CDS encoding DUF6084 family protein: protein MTDLTFAVLDVAPEPYAVTPVLTARVGIAALGDEPIHAIALRCQVRIEPLRRNYSDDEAAGLLDLFGPRERWSATQNTFLWQHTTAMVPGFSGAAEVALPLECTYDFEVKAAKYLLALRDGAVPLQFLFSGTVFVRGTHGFGVEQVPWDREERHDMPVSVWRDLIAAHYPGTAWLRLSRECVDALAAYRSARGLLGFDDAISELLAAAKELR from the coding sequence ATGACCGATCTGACCTTCGCCGTCCTCGACGTGGCACCCGAGCCCTACGCGGTCACCCCGGTCCTGACTGCCCGCGTCGGCATCGCCGCGCTCGGCGACGAGCCGATCCACGCGATCGCACTACGGTGCCAGGTGCGCATCGAACCGTTGCGGCGCAACTACTCCGACGACGAGGCGGCCGGACTGCTCGACCTGTTCGGGCCGCGCGAACGGTGGTCGGCCACCCAGAACACCTTCCTGTGGCAGCACACGACGGCCATGGTGCCCGGCTTCTCCGGGGCCGCCGAGGTCGCGCTGCCGCTGGAGTGCACCTACGACTTCGAGGTGAAGGCGGCGAAATACCTCCTGGCGCTGCGGGACGGCGCGGTGCCGCTGCAGTTCCTGTTCAGCGGAACGGTTTTCGTCCGCGGCACCCACGGCTTCGGTGTCGAGCAGGTGCCGTGGGACCGCGAGGAGCGCCACGACATGCCGGTGTCGGTCTGGCGCGATCTCATCGCAGCGCACTACCCCGGCACCGCGTGGCTGCGGCTGAGCCGCGAGTGCGTCGACGCACTCGCCGCCTACCGCTCGGCCCGCGGACTTCTCGGCTTCGACGACGCCATCAGTGAGCTGCTGGCCGCGGCGAAGGAGCTGCGATGA
- a CDS encoding DUF5947 family protein, whose product MDGAFDVLARIRAGRGTPRAQGELCEMCAEPIADEHQHVVNVEDRQLMCVCRGCYLLFTDTAAELRYRAVPDRYLAFPDFAMDRRQWEALQIPVGLAFFFSNSSLGRTVAFYPGPAGATESELDLRAWDEVRTVDPRVDSPAADTEALLVRVPEDRDGAPQAYLLPIDACYEFVGRLRMLWRGFDGGQEVRDYLEEFFGLLDARARAVGRA is encoded by the coding sequence ATGGACGGGGCGTTCGACGTGCTGGCCCGCATCCGGGCCGGGCGCGGAACGCCGCGAGCCCAGGGAGAACTGTGCGAGATGTGCGCCGAGCCGATCGCCGACGAGCACCAGCATGTGGTCAATGTCGAAGACCGGCAACTGATGTGTGTCTGTCGCGGCTGCTATCTGCTGTTCACCGACACCGCCGCGGAACTGCGCTACCGGGCGGTGCCCGATCGCTACCTCGCGTTCCCCGACTTCGCGATGGACCGCCGCCAGTGGGAGGCGCTGCAGATCCCGGTCGGCCTGGCGTTCTTCTTCTCGAACTCGTCGCTGGGACGCACCGTCGCGTTCTATCCGGGCCCGGCAGGCGCCACCGAGTCGGAACTGGATCTGCGGGCGTGGGACGAGGTTCGCACGGTCGATCCGCGGGTGGACAGCCCGGCCGCCGACACCGAGGCGCTACTGGTGCGGGTGCCCGAGGATCGCGATGGCGCGCCCCAGGCCTACCTCCTGCCCATCGACGCCTGCTACGAGTTCGTCGGCCGGTTGCGCATGCTGTGGCGCGGATTCGACGGCGGCCAGGAGGTGCGCGACTACCTCGAGGAGTTCTTCGGGCTGCTCGACGCGCGCGCCCGGGCGGTGGGGCGGGCATGA
- a CDS encoding NifU family protein, producing MAPTAARDDERWRTAGDRIQTLLDASAAGGTVARERAEQLVREITDLYGAALERMLGAAVTANPELAEDFAADGLVASLLLVHGLHPHTVEQRVSAALDGVRPYLGSHGGDVSLLGVADGVVSLRFQGSCRSCPSSAVTLELAVQDAIRAAAPEVSDIEVLAAETDSPAAVIPADALLSRVHAHTTTWCGVPELAGLSDAEVGGFRVAGMTVLACRVGAEVFAYHDRCPGCSGSLAGARLSGAVLRCPHCAAGYDVVLAGAGVDAGVADGHLEPIPLLERDGVLSMAVTPAVEVA from the coding sequence ATGGCGCCGACCGCAGCCCGAGACGACGAGAGGTGGCGCACGGCAGGCGACCGGATCCAGACCCTGCTGGACGCGTCCGCGGCCGGCGGCACAGTCGCGCGGGAACGCGCCGAGCAGCTGGTGCGCGAGATCACCGACCTCTACGGAGCAGCGCTGGAACGGATGCTCGGGGCGGCGGTGACCGCGAACCCGGAACTGGCCGAGGACTTCGCGGCCGACGGGCTGGTGGCCAGCCTGCTGCTGGTGCACGGCCTGCACCCACATACCGTCGAGCAGCGGGTGTCGGCGGCGCTGGACGGCGTGCGGCCGTATCTCGGCTCGCACGGTGGTGACGTGTCGCTGCTGGGGGTCGCCGACGGCGTGGTGAGTCTGCGTTTCCAGGGCAGCTGCCGCAGCTGCCCGTCCTCGGCGGTGACTCTGGAACTCGCGGTGCAGGACGCGATCCGCGCGGCCGCGCCGGAGGTTTCCGACATCGAAGTGCTTGCCGCCGAGACGGATTCCCCAGCAGCGGTCATCCCGGCCGACGCACTGCTGAGCCGGGTGCACGCGCACACGACGACCTGGTGCGGCGTACCCGAACTGGCCGGCCTGAGCGACGCCGAGGTCGGCGGCTTCCGGGTGGCCGGCATGACGGTGCTGGCGTGCCGCGTCGGTGCGGAGGTGTTCGCCTACCACGACCGGTGCCCGGGCTGCTCGGGTTCGCTGGCCGGCGCTCGGCTCAGCGGTGCGGTGCTGCGGTGCCCGCACTGCGCCGCCGGGTACGACGTGGTCCTCGCCGGCGCCGGTGTCGACGCCGGCGTCGCCGACGGACACCTGGAGCCGATCCCGCTGCTCGAGCGCGACGGCGTGCTGTCGATGGCGGTCACGCCTGCCGTGGAGGTGGCCTGA
- a CDS encoding nickel-dependent hydrogenase large subunit has product MTTIIPEPSQVKREPGQLVEMAWDPITRIVGSLGIYTKIDFENREVVECHSTSSIFRGYSIFMKGKDPRDAHFITSRICGICGDNHATCSCYCQNMAYGVKPPHLGEWLINLGEAAEYMFDHNIFQENLVGVDYCEKMVSETNPSVLRTAENTEAPHADMHGHRTIADIMRALNPFTGEFYREALQVSRWTREMFCLMEGRHVHPSTLYPGGIGTTATVQLMTDYMTRLMRYVEFMKKVVPMHDDLFDFFYDALPGYEKVGLRRTLLGCWGSFQDPEVCNFAYKDMERWGDAMFVTPGVVVDGKLHTHSLVDINLGIRILLGHSYYDDWSDQEMFVKTDPLGNPIDRRHPWNQHTNPKPQKRDFDGNYSWVMSPRWFDGKDHLALDTGGGPLARLWSTALAGLVDIGYVKATGTSVQINLPKTALKGPVEFEWKVPQHGSNTLERNRARTYFQAYAAACALHFAEKALGEIRAGRTKTWETFEVPDEGIGCGFTEAVRGVLSHHMVIRDGKIANYHPYPPTPWNANPRDSYGTPGPYEDAVQGQPIFEENDREHFKGIDVMRTVRSFDPCLPCGVHMYLGGGKELKLLHSPTQSVTGD; this is encoded by the coding sequence ATGACAACGATCATCCCCGAGCCGTCCCAAGTCAAGCGTGAGCCCGGCCAACTGGTGGAGATGGCCTGGGACCCGATCACCCGCATCGTCGGCAGCCTCGGCATCTACACCAAGATCGACTTCGAGAACCGGGAGGTCGTCGAGTGCCACAGCACGTCGTCGATCTTCCGCGGCTACTCGATCTTCATGAAAGGCAAGGACCCCCGCGACGCGCATTTCATCACCAGCCGCATCTGCGGAATCTGCGGCGACAACCACGCCACCTGTTCGTGTTACTGCCAGAACATGGCCTACGGCGTCAAACCCCCGCACCTGGGCGAGTGGCTGATCAATCTCGGCGAGGCCGCGGAATACATGTTCGACCACAACATCTTCCAGGAGAACCTGGTCGGCGTGGACTACTGCGAGAAGATGGTCTCCGAGACCAACCCGAGTGTCCTGCGCACGGCGGAGAACACCGAGGCGCCGCACGCCGACATGCACGGTCACCGCACGATCGCCGACATCATGCGCGCGCTCAACCCGTTCACCGGCGAGTTCTACCGCGAGGCGCTGCAGGTCAGTCGGTGGACCCGAGAGATGTTCTGCCTCATGGAGGGACGGCACGTCCACCCGTCCACCCTGTACCCGGGCGGTATCGGCACCACCGCCACGGTTCAGCTGATGACCGACTACATGACCCGGCTCATGCGCTACGTCGAGTTCATGAAGAAGGTCGTCCCGATGCACGACGACCTGTTCGACTTCTTCTACGACGCGCTGCCGGGGTACGAGAAGGTGGGCCTGCGCCGGACCCTGCTCGGCTGCTGGGGCTCCTTCCAGGATCCCGAGGTGTGCAACTTCGCCTACAAGGACATGGAGCGCTGGGGGGACGCGATGTTCGTCACGCCCGGCGTGGTCGTCGACGGCAAGCTGCACACGCATTCGCTGGTCGACATCAACCTCGGCATCCGAATTCTGTTGGGCCACTCCTACTATGACGACTGGTCCGACCAGGAGATGTTCGTCAAGACCGATCCGCTCGGCAACCCGATCGATCGGCGTCACCCGTGGAACCAGCACACCAACCCCAAACCGCAGAAGCGCGACTTCGACGGCAACTACAGCTGGGTGATGTCGCCGCGCTGGTTCGACGGCAAGGACCACCTGGCGCTCGACACCGGCGGCGGCCCGCTGGCCCGGCTGTGGTCGACGGCGCTCGCCGGCCTCGTCGACATCGGCTACGTCAAAGCGACCGGCACCAGCGTGCAGATCAACCTGCCGAAGACGGCGCTCAAGGGTCCTGTCGAGTTCGAGTGGAAGGTGCCGCAACACGGCAGCAACACCCTCGAACGCAACCGGGCGCGCACCTACTTCCAGGCCTACGCCGCGGCGTGCGCCCTGCATTTCGCCGAGAAGGCGCTGGGCGAGATCCGCGCCGGACGCACCAAGACGTGGGAGACCTTCGAGGTGCCCGACGAGGGAATCGGTTGCGGTTTCACCGAGGCGGTGCGCGGGGTGCTGTCGCACCACATGGTGATCCGCGACGGCAAGATCGCGAACTACCATCCCTATCCGCCGACCCCGTGGAACGCCAACCCCCGGGACAGCTACGGCACACCCGGGCCGTACGAGGATGCGGTGCAGGGCCAACCGATCTTCGAGGAGAACGACCGGGAGCACTTCAAGGGCATCGATGTCATGCGCACGGTACGCAGCTTCGACCCGTGTCTGCCCTGCGGTGTGCACATGTATCTCGGTGGCGGCAAGGAGCTCAAACTGCTGCACTCCCCCACCCAGTCGGTCACCGGGGACTAG